From the genome of Aerococcus urinaehominis:
ACAAGTTTCACGCTTTTGCTCATCAATCTCAATCATAAAGTTGCCTGCTGTTTGAGCGCTTATATCAGTTAAACCTGAAGCAATTCTTAGGCGGCCTTCAGCCATTTCCTGCAGTAAATCTGCCATAACTTGATAAGGTACTGTATGGCGGAAATATTCAACATTTGCCGGTACAAGCGGTCATAACGCTGGCGGTCAGCATGATTAAGACTGTTATAGAGATCAGGCAAGTAAGCTGTGATTTCAGAAATATAGGCTTGGAGCAAAGCTAACTCTTGGTCTTGTTGGTAGAATTGGCGAATATTGTCCGACAAGTCACCGATAGCTTCGCGCCATACCAGGGGCTGCCAGTCAATGCCCATAGCCTGGAAATCGCAGCGCACCTGGGCTAATATCTTATCCAAACTAATAAAACCAGCCTCATCCTGGGCTTGATTCAACCAGTCATCATCAATGGATAGGATTAGCGCTTGGTCATCTGCTAAGATGACTTCTGCTACTGTAAAGGGACGCTGACGCACATAAAAGGTCAGTGGCTGTTTTAACTCGTAGTTTGTTCTTATATAACGCCAGATATCAAAAGCTGTTGCTGACGAGCCAATAATGCCAATTCTTTTTGTTGGATCCAAATGGGCCAGCTGGGTTTTGGCAGGATAAGGCGTCCCGACATACTGAGAA
Proteins encoded in this window:
- a CDS encoding FAD/NAD(P)-binding protein; the encoded protein is MRIAIVGAGVAGSSVLRTLLSVGPSTSPLEIDVYDYRTELSKGLPYQQDSDCLLLNSAASRVSAVRDQPNDFVTWLAQAGLSDDTLQGMARRQHYGDYLNQVFAPYFASDCVQVYHHKVVDVALVDANKPASGYRLKFSQAEASPTTKNGQPDAWSSVYQAVFLCIGHPPYADYYHLSECSQYVGTPYPAKTQLAHLDPTKRIGIIGSSATAFDIWRYIRTNYELKQPLTFYVRQRPFTVAEVILADDQALILSIDDDWLNQAQDEAGFISLDKILAQVRCDFQAMGIDWQPLVWREAIGDLSDNIRQFYQQDQELALLQAYISEITAYLPDLYNSLNHADRQRYDRLYRQMLNISAIQYLIKLWQIYCRKWLKAA